One Nitrosopumilus piranensis genomic region harbors:
- the ilvB gene encoding biosynthetic-type acetolactate synthase large subunit, with the protein MNNMENMIGAKALMTAMEKEGVKQVFGLPGGANLPMYDEFARCNIRHILARHEQSAAHMADGFGRVSRKPGVCFATSGPGATNILTGIATAQADSAPMVAVTGQVSVAMIGKDAFQESDIIGMANPVVKYAFQPRDAAEIPEVVKKGFFIAETGRPGPVLIDIPKDVQQNEAEMVFPDEFKIQGYHPWSDPDIVNVEKAIDMLLHSQKPVILAGGGAIISSAFAELQAVAETLMLPVVTTFKGKGAFPENHPLSLGPIGMHGHAEANKIMTEADCVLAIGTRFSDRSVGTFEEFEKGLKIIHMDVDPAEIGKNQTAQLAVVGDVRVSLRIMVKLLLQKAIKKTEETPWVKHVKETKAYWQENLKLHPGEMGAAKILRKLRELLPKESIITTEVGQHQMWASLFYDVIQPGTFFSSTGLGTMGWGFPAAIGAKVARPDVPVVDIAGDGSFAMTENSLATAVLEDIPVIVFVLNNFTLGMVAQWQRTFYDRRMIGVDQGKCPDYVKLAQSYGAQGIRAQSMDELDKAIRDALSSDVATVIDIPIDPEEDVLPFVAPGTSLKEMILPS; encoded by the coding sequence ATGAATAATATGGAAAATATGATTGGTGCAAAGGCCTTGATGACGGCAATGGAAAAAGAAGGCGTCAAACAAGTATTTGGTTTACCGGGAGGTGCGAATCTTCCAATGTATGATGAATTTGCTAGATGTAATATTAGACACATCTTGGCAAGACATGAGCAATCAGCAGCACACATGGCAGATGGCTTTGGCAGAGTAAGCAGAAAACCTGGAGTTTGCTTTGCCACTTCTGGACCTGGTGCTACTAACATACTTACTGGCATTGCAACTGCACAAGCTGATTCTGCACCAATGGTTGCAGTAACTGGACAAGTATCTGTAGCTATGATTGGAAAAGACGCATTTCAAGAAAGTGATATTATTGGAATGGCAAACCCTGTTGTAAAATATGCATTTCAACCAAGAGATGCTGCAGAAATTCCTGAAGTTGTAAAAAAGGGATTCTTTATTGCTGAAACCGGAAGACCTGGACCTGTTCTTATCGACATTCCAAAAGATGTCCAACAAAACGAAGCTGAGATGGTTTTCCCTGATGAATTTAAAATCCAAGGTTACCATCCATGGTCTGATCCTGACATTGTAAATGTAGAAAAAGCAATTGACATGTTGTTACATTCTCAAAAACCTGTTATCTTAGCTGGTGGTGGAGCTATCATATCTTCTGCATTTGCTGAATTACAAGCTGTTGCTGAAACATTAATGCTTCCTGTTGTAACTACTTTCAAAGGAAAAGGAGCTTTCCCTGAAAACCATCCTCTATCATTAGGTCCTATTGGAATGCATGGTCATGCAGAAGCTAACAAAATTATGACTGAAGCTGATTGTGTGTTGGCAATTGGTACTAGATTTTCAGACCGCTCTGTTGGAACCTTTGAAGAGTTTGAAAAAGGATTAAAGATTATTCATATGGATGTTGATCCTGCTGAAATTGGCAAAAACCAGACTGCGCAACTTGCAGTAGTTGGTGATGTTAGAGTCTCTCTTAGAATAATGGTAAAATTACTTTTGCAAAAAGCAATTAAAAAAACTGAAGAAACTCCCTGGGTAAAACATGTCAAAGAGACCAAAGCATACTGGCAAGAAAATCTCAAACTTCATCCAGGTGAGATGGGTGCAGCTAAAATTTTACGCAAACTCAGAGAACTACTTCCAAAAGAATCAATCATTACAACTGAAGTAGGACAGCACCAAATGTGGGCATCATTATTTTATGATGTAATACAACCTGGAACTTTCTTTAGCTCCACCGGACTTGGTACTATGGGTTGGGGATTTCCAGCTGCAATTGGTGCCAAAGTTGCAAGACCTGATGTTCCTGTTGTAGATATTGCAGGAGATGGAAGTTTTGCAATGACTGAAAACTCTCTTGCAACTGCAGTGCTAGAAGACATCCCAGTAATTGTATTTGTATTAAACAACTTTACATTGGGAATGGTAGCTCAGTGGCAGAGAACATTCTATGACAGAAGAATGATTGGTGTTGATCAAGGAAAATGCCCTGACTATGTAAAATTGGCACAATCATATGGTGCTCAAGGAATTAGGGCACAATCAATGGATGAACTTGACAAGGCAATCCGAGATGCATTAAGCAGCGATGTTGCAACAGTAATTGATATTCCAATTGATCCTGAAGAAGATGTATTGCCATTTGTAGCACCTGGAACTTCGCTTAAGGAAATGATCTTACCATCGTAG
- the ilvN gene encoding acetolactate synthase small subunit, producing the protein MWAILSILVENKPGILFKVTHLFRARNFNIDSISVGVTENPDYSKMTITTYGDEKQVDQIVKQLDKMIDTVKVEHLDEHKTVFRELSIFKIKLSNANDSMEINKLANAYGGKVHDVKKDSIMVELTATPDQIKAFEELAKPFGIIDVARTGVAALQRSGSS; encoded by the coding sequence ATGTGGGCAATTCTTTCTATTCTAGTTGAAAACAAGCCTGGAATTTTGTTCAAGGTTACTCACTTGTTTCGTGCCAGAAACTTTAACATCGATAGTATCTCTGTAGGTGTTACTGAGAATCCTGATTATTCTAAAATGACTATTACCACATATGGTGATGAAAAGCAGGTAGACCAGATTGTAAAGCAACTTGATAAGATGATTGATACTGTAAAAGTAGAGCACTTAGATGAGCATAAAACTGTCTTTAGAGAACTTAGTATTTTTAAGATTAAACTAAGTAATGCTAATGATAGCATGGAGATTAACAAATTAGCAAATGCATATGGTGGCAAAGTACATGATGTCAAAAAGGACTCTATCATGGTAGAGTTGACTGCAACACCTGATCAAATCAAAGCATTTGAGGAATTGGCAAAACCATTTGGAATCATTGATGTTGCAAGGACTGGTGTTGCTGCATTGCAGAGGAGTGGCTCGTCCTGA
- a CDS encoding 2-isopropylmalate synthase, which produces MKIRIFDTTLRDGEQTIGVSLSPEQKLTIAKKLDELGVDAIEAGFPVISEGELKAVKMITSAGLSCEIAGLTRTIKKDIDAAVDAGLNYIHTFIATSDIHLEHKLQMTRDQALEKAIEAVEYGKSRGLQVEFSAEDASRTDREFLKKVFGEVAKAGADRVNIPDTVGYSTPEYMAEITRDTIEATKLPVSVHCHNDFGLAVANSLAGIHAGASCAHVTINGIGERAGNASLEELSMALKCLPYEQKYETNIKSELIYDTSRFISKTVGIIVQPNKAIVGANAFGHESGIHTHGVLSNPLTYEPISPELVGRRRWLQVGKHAGVHGMNAMLAEYGVKPTEEQSKQILDKVKVIGDQGKQLTDVELLSIASDVMGEQELKRIVQLTGFSVSTGIGTMPYAFVKLNVNGEDHVGTDYGVGPVDAALNAIQKITGKLSEIRIKDYGLASISGGSSALCEVTVKVEDALGNKVSAKSVGEDIVTTSVKAVIDAINRIMLKKLLQEKQV; this is translated from the coding sequence CTGAAAATTAGAATATTTGATACGACATTAAGAGATGGAGAGCAGACAATCGGTGTATCATTATCTCCTGAACAAAAATTAACAATTGCAAAAAAACTTGATGAATTGGGAGTGGATGCAATTGAGGCAGGATTTCCAGTAATCTCTGAAGGTGAGTTAAAAGCAGTCAAGATGATAACATCTGCAGGATTATCATGTGAGATTGCAGGATTGACAAGAACTATCAAAAAAGATATTGATGCAGCAGTTGATGCTGGATTAAACTATATCCATACATTCATTGCAACATCTGATATTCATTTAGAGCACAAACTCCAGATGACAAGAGATCAAGCACTTGAAAAGGCAATCGAGGCAGTAGAATACGGAAAGTCACGTGGTCTTCAAGTGGAATTTTCAGCAGAAGATGCTTCTAGAACTGATAGAGAATTTTTGAAAAAAGTATTTGGTGAAGTTGCAAAAGCAGGAGCTGATAGAGTCAATATTCCTGACACAGTTGGATACTCTACACCTGAATACATGGCAGAAATTACAAGAGATACAATAGAGGCCACAAAACTTCCAGTCAGTGTTCACTGTCACAATGACTTTGGATTGGCAGTTGCAAACTCTTTGGCTGGAATTCATGCAGGCGCATCATGTGCACATGTTACGATTAATGGTATTGGTGAGAGGGCAGGCAATGCATCACTAGAAGAACTCTCCATGGCACTCAAATGCTTGCCCTATGAGCAAAAATATGAGACCAATATCAAATCTGAATTAATTTATGATACCTCTAGATTTATCTCAAAAACTGTTGGAATAATCGTTCAGCCAAACAAGGCAATCGTTGGAGCAAATGCATTTGGTCATGAATCTGGCATCCACACACATGGTGTATTGAGCAATCCCCTCACATACGAGCCAATTAGCCCTGAATTGGTTGGACGAAGGAGATGGCTTCAAGTTGGAAAACATGCAGGTGTTCATGGAATGAATGCAATGCTAGCAGAGTATGGGGTAAAACCAACTGAAGAACAATCAAAACAAATCTTAGACAAAGTTAAGGTAATTGGTGACCAGGGAAAACAACTTACTGATGTTGAATTGTTATCTATTGCAAGTGATGTTATGGGTGAACAAGAACTCAAAAGAATTGTCCAATTGACTGGCTTTTCTGTATCTACTGGAATTGGAACAATGCCTTATGCATTTGTAAAATTAAATGTAAATGGGGAAGATCATGTAGGAACTGATTATGGAGTAGGACCAGTTGATGCGGCATTAAATGCAATTCAAAAGATTACTGGAAAACTTTCAGAAATTCGAATCAAAGACTATGGGTTAGCATCAATTTCTGGTGGCTCTAGTGCATTATGTGAGGTTACAGTAAAAGTTGAAGATGCATTAGGAAACAAGGTTTCTGCAAAATCTGTTGGTGAGGATATTGTAACTACATCTGTCAAGGCAGTAATTGATGCCATTAATCGAATAATGCTCAAGAAACTACTCCAAGAAAAGCAGGTTTAA
- a CDS encoding isocitrate/isopropylmalate dehydrogenase family protein, producing the protein MYKISLITGDGIGPELSESAVSVLNTINDKLDLKFDITKLSAGDATLKQTGKALPDETVNSIKQSDACLKAPVGESAADVIVVLRRMLDLYANIRPAKSYPHMPALRDDIDMVIVRENTEDLYTGKEFSLGDSAVALRIISENASKRIAKYAFESAKQRDSMRKVTCVHKSNVMRVTDGLFARVCTEVSKDYPDIAFEQMYVDACAMNLIRQPEQFDVIVTTNLFGDILSDESSQVVGGLGMAPAANIGDNFALFEPVHGAAFDIAGQNIANPSSFLLSIKLMLDWLGQKHNDTKCFEVAERLESTIFDLVKTGVKTKDIGGDKTTTEFTSEITKNL; encoded by the coding sequence ATGTATAAAATCTCATTAATTACTGGTGATGGAATTGGTCCTGAGTTGTCTGAATCTGCAGTTTCTGTATTGAATACCATTAATGACAAACTTGATTTGAAATTTGACATTACAAAATTATCTGCTGGAGATGCTACCCTCAAGCAAACAGGAAAAGCACTTCCTGATGAAACTGTTAATTCCATAAAACAATCTGATGCATGTTTGAAGGCACCTGTTGGAGAGAGTGCAGCTGATGTTATTGTAGTTTTGAGAAGGATGCTTGATCTTTATGCCAATATACGCCCTGCAAAGTCATACCCGCACATGCCTGCATTGCGTGATGATATTGACATGGTTATAGTGCGAGAAAATACAGAAGATCTTTACACTGGAAAAGAATTTAGCTTGGGTGATTCTGCAGTAGCTTTGAGAATAATTTCAGAAAATGCTTCAAAGAGAATTGCAAAATATGCCTTTGAATCTGCCAAACAACGCGATTCTATGAGAAAAGTAACATGCGTTCATAAATCAAACGTGATGAGAGTAACAGATGGCTTGTTTGCCAGAGTATGTACTGAAGTCTCAAAAGATTATCCTGACATCGCATTTGAGCAAATGTATGTTGATGCATGCGCTATGAACTTGATTCGCCAACCCGAACAGTTTGATGTAATTGTTACAACCAATCTTTTTGGTGATATTTTGTCAGATGAATCATCACAAGTAGTTGGTGGTTTGGGAATGGCACCTGCTGCTAACATTGGTGACAACTTTGCATTGTTTGAACCTGTTCATGGGGCTGCATTTGATATTGCAGGACAAAACATTGCAAACCCCTCATCGTTTCTATTATCTATCAAATTGATGCTTGATTGGTTGGGGCAAAAACACAATGACACAAAATGCTTTGAGGTGGCAGAAAGATTGGAATCTACAATATTTGATTTAGTAAAAACAGGTGTTAAAACCAAAGATATTGGTGGGGATAAGACCACAACTGAATTTACATCTGAAATTACCAAAAATCTTTAA
- the aspS gene encoding aspartate--tRNA(Asn) ligase produces MVFVKTHDISELTSELIGKQVVLGGWIEDLRKLGKMSFITLRDVSGISQVIVKGELNDNLGEINRQSVVSVKGIVQETKARDFAFEIKAEEIEVLGKAIHPLPVDPIGRVESNIDTRLNHRALDMRNQKTASIFKLRHYVLQSLRKTLTGKKFIEITTPKIIGSASEGGANLFSLEYFGKKAYLAQSPQLYKEQMTIGLERVFEISNFYRAENSHTGRHLSEFTSIDIEAAFMDYNDVMDVLESLVMEVYKYTSENCKKEQETIGHTIEVPKSPFERITYNRCIEELKSADEKVEFGDDLLDSHLRIIGDNHPGFFFLTDWPMKLKPFYIREKDEDPELSRSFDLQFGYLELSSGGTRLHNPEMLKARLKEQDLDPAQFTDHLKAFDWGMPPHSGWGMGLDRLMTTLIGIDNVREVVLYPRDPDRLSP; encoded by the coding sequence ATGGTCTTTGTAAAAACTCATGACATTTCAGAGCTGACATCAGAGTTAATTGGAAAGCAAGTCGTTTTGGGCGGATGGATTGAGGATTTGAGAAAGTTAGGAAAGATGTCATTTATCACACTACGTGATGTGTCAGGAATTTCCCAAGTAATTGTAAAAGGGGAATTAAATGATAATCTAGGTGAGATTAATCGTCAAAGTGTTGTAAGTGTAAAAGGAATTGTACAAGAAACAAAGGCAAGAGATTTTGCATTTGAAATTAAAGCTGAAGAAATTGAAGTGCTAGGAAAGGCAATTCACCCCCTACCAGTGGATCCTATTGGAAGAGTGGAAAGCAACATCGATACACGATTGAATCATCGCGCACTAGATATGAGAAATCAAAAGACTGCGTCAATTTTTAAATTAAGACATTATGTTTTGCAATCACTACGAAAAACGCTAACAGGAAAAAAATTCATAGAGATAACCACACCAAAGATTATTGGCAGTGCAAGTGAAGGAGGAGCAAATCTATTTTCTCTAGAATACTTTGGAAAAAAGGCGTATCTTGCACAAAGCCCACAACTATACAAAGAGCAGATGACAATTGGTTTGGAAAGGGTATTTGAGATTTCAAACTTTTATCGAGCAGAAAACTCCCATACAGGAAGACACCTTAGTGAATTTACCAGCATAGATATCGAGGCTGCGTTTATGGATTACAATGATGTGATGGATGTTTTAGAGTCACTAGTAATGGAGGTTTACAAGTATACATCAGAGAATTGTAAAAAAGAACAAGAGACTATTGGTCACACTATAGAGGTTCCAAAATCACCATTTGAGAGAATCACATACAATCGATGTATTGAGGAGTTAAAGAGTGCAGATGAAAAAGTAGAATTTGGAGATGATTTACTAGACTCACATCTTAGAATTATTGGAGACAATCATCCAGGATTTTTCTTTTTGACTGACTGGCCAATGAAGCTAAAACCATTTTACATCAGAGAAAAGGATGAAGACCCAGAACTGTCTCGTTCATTTGACTTGCAGTTTGGATACCTAGAGTTATCCTCAGGTGGGACAAGACTGCACAATCCAGAGATGCTCAAGGCAAGACTAAAAGAGCAAGACTTGGATCCTGCACAATTTACTGATCATCTCAAAGCCTTTGATTGGGGAATGCCCCCACATTCAGGATGGGGTATGGGGTTAGATAGATTGATGACCACACTAATTGGAATTGATAATGTCCGTGAAGTGGTATTATATCCAAGAGATCCTGACAGACTAAGTCCATAA
- a CDS encoding transcription elongation factor NusA — MKLPICGFDAKNAVLCPQCEKKVESGEITQADVNASIILAKIAKSNNEIENFTLYSCKDFQGNFILSLAKNDIMSIRQSRTLYRLLQDQFKGKIWLVEADETDKKFIEDLFFPTKILSINSVWAPGGVQKTKAVVSGKWTPRFPIDTQKVVEIVKNARNLDIEIEFEDKGRK; from the coding sequence ATGAAATTACCAATATGTGGCTTTGATGCAAAAAATGCAGTGCTATGCCCCCAATGTGAAAAGAAAGTAGAGTCAGGAGAGATAACTCAAGCAGATGTAAACGCATCAATTATTCTAGCAAAAATTGCAAAATCAAATAATGAGATTGAGAACTTTACATTATATTCTTGCAAAGATTTTCAGGGAAATTTTATCCTATCCTTGGCAAAAAATGACATTATGAGTATAAGGCAAAGTAGGACACTATACAGGCTCCTTCAGGATCAATTTAAGGGAAAGATTTGGCTAGTTGAGGCAGATGAGACAGATAAAAAATTCATAGAGGATTTATTCTTTCCAACCAAAATTCTATCAATTAATTCAGTCTGGGCACCAGGAGGAGTGCAAAAAACAAAGGCAGTCGTATCAGGTAAATGGACACCAAGATTTCCAATTGACACACAAAAGGTTGTTGAAATTGTTAAAAATGCCCGAAACCTTGACATTGAGATAGAATTTGAGGATAAAGGTAGAAAATAA
- a CDS encoding ABC transporter ATP-binding protein, protein MAFLAVNGLTSRYDSSKGSVYAVDDVDFSLDDGESIGIAGESACGKSTLGLSIIRMLVGGKTQGEIIFDDDPILDIDENIFNEKFRWKKISMVFQGAMNSLDPVFTINEQFLEVLKQHNFEGHSKQVISDAMSSVNLDENVLKKYPHELSGGMKQRVVIAMALLLKPKFVIADEPTTALDVLIQAQIVNLLKSLKKSGMSFMLITHDLAVLSEIADKIGIMYGGQMVEFGSSQEIYKNPKHPYTQGLLESIPTLKGGKPKYIKGIPPSLLEAPTQCRFIDRCPLVIEKCKQLPPKFKTDTGYVRCWLYEDK, encoded by the coding sequence ATGGCATTTCTAGCTGTTAATGGATTAACATCTAGATATGATTCCTCAAAAGGCTCAGTCTATGCAGTAGATGATGTTGACTTTTCATTAGATGATGGCGAATCAATAGGAATTGCAGGTGAGAGTGCATGTGGAAAGAGCACTTTGGGATTGTCTATCATTCGAATGTTGGTAGGTGGTAAAACACAAGGTGAGATCATCTTTGATGATGATCCGATATTGGATATTGATGAGAACATCTTTAATGAAAAATTTCGATGGAAGAAAATCTCTATGGTATTTCAAGGAGCAATGAACTCCCTTGATCCTGTTTTTACCATTAATGAACAATTTCTCGAAGTGCTCAAACAACATAATTTTGAAGGACACTCAAAACAGGTGATATCTGATGCCATGAGTTCTGTCAATCTTGATGAGAATGTTCTCAAAAAATACCCTCATGAGCTTAGCGGCGGAATGAAACAAAGAGTTGTAATTGCTATGGCCCTACTGCTAAAACCAAAATTTGTGATTGCCGATGAACCTACTACTGCTCTTGATGTTTTGATTCAAGCTCAAATTGTCAATCTCTTAAAATCTCTAAAAAAGTCAGGCATGTCATTTATGCTAATTACGCACGATTTGGCCGTACTATCTGAGATTGCCGACAAAATCGGTATAATGTATGGAGGCCAAATGGTAGAATTTGGCTCTTCTCAAGAAATCTACAAAAACCCAAAACATCCTTACACTCAAGGACTTTTAGAATCCATTCCAACACTAAAAGGAGGCAAACCAAAATACATCAAAGGAATTCCCCCAAGCTTACTTGAGGCCCCGACACAATGCCGATTCATTGATAGATGTCCTTTAGTTATTGAAAAATGCAAACAACTCCCACCAAAATTTAAAACTGATACTGGATATGTTCGATGTTGGCTATATGAAGACAAGTAG
- a CDS encoding DUF6659 family protein — MEKKEYEEICDAIASISPFIRFVGVIGESGDLLAYKRRPDLIPLLNEKNTQYQFSHIAIKTDLEGFFDKNLGEIEFVWEERKKVQTISFAIKKERVWISIDKKVIRSEVLRIIDSCLPIVKKHS; from the coding sequence ATGGAAAAAAAAGAATATGAAGAGATCTGTGATGCCATAGCATCAATTAGTCCTTTCATTAGATTTGTAGGAGTAATAGGCGAAAGTGGAGATTTATTGGCGTATAAAAGAAGGCCAGATTTGATTCCCTTGTTGAATGAAAAAAACACACAGTATCAATTCTCTCATATTGCCATCAAGACTGACTTGGAGGGATTTTTTGATAAAAATCTAGGCGAAATTGAGTTTGTATGGGAAGAAAGAAAAAAAGTTCAAACAATATCATTTGCAATAAAAAAGGAAAGAGTTTGGATATCAATTGATAAAAAAGTAATCAGATCAGAGGTGCTCAGGATTATTGATTCCTGTTTACCAATTGTAAAAAAACATTCTTAG
- a CDS encoding VTT domain-containing protein: MDFVDLFPFAPEVGYLSLTLVNFFGSLVPFVPLPGFLLLATMSVGDQFDLHVLAILSAVSATVAKQIIFYVSYGGRKIINEKTRKRMRPFERLVKRYGAGAAFFAAATPIPDDLVYVPLGLAKYNPKRFFIATLTGKFVLSYTIVFVSHYLGLSLVEPFLEDIDDATPVYIGIIIFGAMMTAVVVLLLRLDWQRILGRFAPWTLDENNKD; this comes from the coding sequence GTGGATTTTGTTGACCTTTTTCCATTTGCGCCTGAAGTAGGTTATCTTAGTTTAACACTTGTCAACTTTTTCGGATCACTTGTTCCATTTGTCCCATTACCTGGATTTCTACTACTAGCTACAATGTCTGTAGGTGATCAATTTGATCTGCACGTCTTGGCAATCTTGTCTGCAGTTTCAGCAACTGTTGCAAAACAGATCATATTCTATGTCAGCTATGGTGGACGAAAAATTATCAACGAAAAAACACGAAAAAGAATGCGCCCATTTGAAAGATTGGTAAAAAGATACGGCGCAGGTGCTGCATTTTTTGCAGCAGCTACACCTATCCCTGATGATTTAGTTTATGTTCCACTAGGACTTGCAAAATACAATCCAAAACGATTCTTTATTGCAACATTAACCGGAAAATTTGTTCTAAGTTATACTATTGTATTTGTATCACATTATCTTGGCTTGTCTTTAGTTGAGCCATTCTTAGAAGACATTGATGATGCTACTCCCGTTTACATTGGAATTATTATTTTTGGTGCTATGATGACTGCAGTTGTTGTATTGCTTTTGAGACTAGATTGGCAAAGAATCCTTGGTCGATTTGCTCCATGGACATTAGATGAAAACAACAAAGACTAG
- a CDS encoding DNA-3-methyladenine glycosylase — MSTLPRKFYLQDTVTVAKNLLGKKIIRKIGRTEISGIITETEAYRHKDDPASHAFRKITDRNKAMFGDVGIAYVYFTYGMYYCFNVVAKNPKTDAGAVLIRAIEPEKGIKKMLQNRKKKDLKNLTNGPAKLTQALEITKKHYGVDLTKNSKLYIVEGIKPKKIISSPRIGIREATDKLWNFKMSI, encoded by the coding sequence TTGAGTACACTTCCTAGGAAATTTTATCTTCAAGATACAGTTACTGTTGCAAAGAATCTTTTAGGCAAAAAAATTATTAGAAAAATAGGAAGAACAGAAATTTCAGGGATAATTACAGAAACTGAAGCTTATAGACACAAAGACGATCCTGCAAGTCATGCATTTAGGAAAATTACTGATAGAAACAAAGCAATGTTTGGAGATGTAGGGATTGCCTATGTCTATTTTACATATGGAATGTACTATTGCTTTAATGTAGTCGCTAAAAATCCAAAAACAGATGCAGGTGCAGTTTTGATTCGTGCAATAGAGCCAGAAAAAGGAATAAAGAAAATGCTACAAAATAGAAAGAAAAAAGATTTGAAAAATCTCACAAATGGACCTGCAAAACTAACTCAGGCATTAGAAATTACCAAGAAGCACTATGGTGTAGATTTGACAAAAAATTCAAAATTATACATTGTTGAAGGCATAAAGCCAAAAAAAATCATATCATCACCTAGAATAGGGATTAGAGAGGCAACAGACAAGTTGTGGAATTTTAAAATGAGTATCTAG
- a CDS encoding uracil-DNA glycosylase gives MERLETVRQKVIECTKCDLCKTRTNSVPGKGNFQSEVVFVGEAPGRNEDKNGEPFVGVAGKKLSAALEEAGVSRDEVYITNVVKCRPPNNRVPSTKERSTCQEYLKKEISIIKPKIICVLGNTAFNSILGGSEITKFRGKLVRKDKQLYFLTIHPAATIYNQELISTLEGDIAKLFDLIRELKNDKQVPIDIEYTS, from the coding sequence ATGGAAAGATTAGAAACCGTTAGACAAAAAGTAATAGAGTGCACAAAATGTGATTTGTGTAAAACAAGAACAAATTCTGTCCCAGGAAAGGGCAATTTTCAATCAGAAGTAGTGTTTGTAGGAGAAGCCCCAGGAAGAAATGAAGACAAAAACGGAGAACCATTTGTAGGAGTAGCAGGAAAGAAACTCTCAGCAGCACTTGAAGAAGCAGGAGTGTCCAGAGATGAAGTATACATTACAAATGTTGTAAAATGCAGACCGCCAAACAACAGAGTTCCAAGCACAAAAGAGAGAAGTACCTGTCAAGAATATCTTAAAAAAGAGATTTCAATAATAAAGCCAAAGATAATTTGTGTTTTAGGAAATACTGCCTTTAATTCAATTTTAGGAGGATCAGAGATTACAAAATTTAGAGGAAAACTAGTAAGAAAAGACAAACAATTGTATTTTTTGACAATTCATCCGGCTGCAACAATATACAACCAAGAGTTAATCTCTACATTAGAGGGAGACATTGCAAAACTCTTTGATTTAATCAGAGAATTAAAAAATGACAAACAAGTTCCGATAGATATTGAGTACACTTCCTAG